The Rhodobacter sp. genome segment CATCGAGGTGATGAAGCTGATGAACTCGGTCCCGGCCGGGGTCGCCGGCACGGTGCTGGAAATCGTAGCGCCGAACGGCGATCTGGTCGAACACGGCCAGACGCTGATCCGCATCCAGCCGGTCTGAACCGATGGCGCGAATCCGGCGCATCTTCATCGCCAATCGCGGCGAAATCGCCGTGCGCATCATCCGCACGGCGCGCGCGCTGGGGATCGAAACCGTGCTGGGCGTGTCCCGCGCCGACCGCGAGTCGCTGGGCGCCGCGCTGGCCACGCGCACGGTGGTGCTGGGCCCCGCGCCGTCGCGCGACAGTTACCTGCGCGTCGGCACCGTGATCGAGGCCGCCCGGGGCACCGGCTGCGACGCGGTCCATCCCGGCTATGGCTTCCTGTCGGAAAACCGTGACCTTGCGCTGGCCTGCGCAAAGGCGGGGCTGGTCTTCATCGGGCCGACGCCCGACAACCTCGGGGCGGTGGGCGACAAGCTGACGGCCCGGGCGCACGCCCTTGCGGCCCGGGTTCCCGTGGTGCCGGGCGGCACCGTCGAAACGCTGGCGGACGCGCGCGCGCTTGCCGAAAACGTCGGCTTTCCGCTGCTCATCAAGGCCGTCGCGGGCGGTGGCGGCAAGGGGATGAAACGCGTCGACTCCGCCGATGCGCTGGCCGCGCAACTGGACCTCGCCATGGCCGAGGCCGAGGCCGCCTTTGGCGATGCCCGGGTCTATCTGGAACGCTTCGTCACCGTCGGCCGCCATGTCGAGGTGCAGATCCTGTCCGATGGCGAAACGGTGCTGCACGCGGGCGAACGCGACTGTTCCGTCCAGCGCCGCTATCAGAAGGTGGTCGAGGAAGCGCCCGCGCCGCATCTGACCGAGTCGCTGCGCCGGGATCTTCTGGACGCCGCCGTCCGCTTTGCGCGGCACATCGGCTATCGGTCCCTGGGAACGGTGGAGTTCCTGGTCGATGTCCGGCGCGAGGCGTTCTATTTCCTGGAAATGAACGCGCGCGTGCAGGTCGAACACCCGGTGACCGAGGCGATCACCGGGCTCGACCTGATCGCCACGCAGATCGCCATCGCCGAGGGCACGCCGCTGGCACTGACCCAGGCCGACATCCGCCTGACCGGGCACGCCATCGAATGCCGCCTGAACGCCGAGGACCCGGCCCGCGATTTCCAGCCCTCGCCGGGACGGATCACGCAGGCCTGGTTCCCCTCGCTGCCGGGGCTGCGGGTCGATACCAATATGCAACCCGGCGCGACGATCCCGCCGTTTTATGATTCCCTGGTGGCCAAGCTCATCGCCTGGGGCGCGACGCGCCAGCAGGCCATCGACCGGATGGTGCAGGCGCTGGACGTCTGCGTGCTCGAAGGGGTGCGCACCAATGCCGGCCTGCACCGCGCCATCCTGTCCGATCCCGCGTTCCGCGCCGGCGGCGTGGACACCGGCTTTCTGGGCGGGCTGCTGCAACATCATGAGGGGCAGAAATGACCATCGATCTTGTTGATACGACCGTGCGCGACGGCAACCAGTCGAACTGGGGCGCGACCGGGCTCGATACCGGGATGATGCTGCAAATCGCCCCGGTGATGGAGCGCGTGGGCTTTCATGCCATCGACTTCCTGGCCTCGACCCACATGGGGGTCGCGGTGCGCTTCAAGAAAGAGGACCCCTGGGAACGCCTGCGCCTGATGCGCGCGGCCTGTCCGACGACGCCGCTGCAATTCCTGACCACGGGAATGCGATTCATCTCGTGGGAAGTGGCGTCCGACGAACTGATGGAATTCGCCTTTCGCCTGCTGGTGAACAACGGCATCGACCGCTTCGCCATCATGGACCCGATGAACAATGTCCCGGCGATGCTGAACATGGCGTCCCTGACCCGGCGCGCGGGCGGCAGCCGGATCGTCGCCGCGCTGACCTTCACGCTGTCGCCCCTGCACGACGACGCCCATTTCGCCGAGGCCGCGCGCGCGCTGACCGCGACGGGCCGGTTCGACCGGCTCTATCTGAAAGACCCCGGCGGGCTGGTCACGCCCGAGCGCGCGAAAACGCTGATCCCGGCGCTGAAGGCGGTGATGGGGGCGGTGCCGCTGGAATTCCACTCGCACACCACGATCGGGCTGGCGCCCTTCAGCTATCTCGAGGCCGCGCCGCTGGGCGCCGCGACGCTGCACACCTCGGCTAGGGGCGCGGCGAACGGCACCGGCCAGCCCTGGGCCGGGGCGGTGGTGTCGAACCTGCGTGACATGGGCCTGTCCGTCGATGTCGATGACGCGGCGCTGGCGCAGATGGACGCCTATTTTGCCGCGCTGGTTCAGGCCGAGGGGCTGGTGGACGGCCAGCCCGGGGAATTCGACCGCGCCTATTTCCGCCACCAGATGCCCGGCGGCATGATGGGCACGATGAAGCGCCAGTTGGCCGAGATCCGGCGCCTCGATCTGCTGCCCCGGGTGCTGGACGAGGTCGAGCAGGTGCGCGCCGAACTGGGCTATCCGATCATGGTGACGCCGTTCAGCCAGGTGGTCGGCACGATGGCCCTGATGAACGTCATGCAGGGCGAACGCTACAAGACGATCCCCGACGAGGTGACGCGGTATGTGCTGGGCCGCTTCGGTCAGCCCGCGATGCCGATGGCCCCGGATGTCGAAGCGCGCATCAGGGGGTCGAAACGCGCGCGCGAACTCGAGGACGAGCCGCACATGGCCTCGCTCGACGCCTTGCGGGCGCGGATCGGTTCCGGGTGCAGCGACGAGGAATTCCTCTTGCGCGCGGTGATGCCGGCGGATCAGGTGGACGCGATGGTCGCCGCCGGTCCCGCCCGGCGCGGCTACGATCCGACAACGCGCCCCGTGATGCATCTGATGAAGGCGCTGACGGCGCGCAAGGGCCTCGCCTCGATCAAGATCGAGAAGCCCGGGCTGAAACTGGAATTGAACGGGGGCAAGTGATGCATCCGCATACGATCAAGGCCGTGGTCTTCGACATCGACGGCACGCTGGCGATGATGGACAAGGACAGCGGCACCTACACCGCGCTGCCCGGCGCGGTCGCCGCGCTGGCGGCGTGCAAGGCGCAGGGGCTTCCCGTGGTCGCCTATACCAACGGCACCTTCTTTCCGCCGGCGCATTACTACCCGCTGCTGGCGGATGCGGGCCTGGTGCTGGCGCCGGGCCACATCCTGACCCCGGCCGCGGTCGCGGCGCGGGCGTTGGCGGCGATGGGCTACACGCGGATCATGGTGATGGGCGCCGAGGGCACCACCCGGCCCGTGCAAGAGGCCGGGATCGAGGTCGTCGCCCCGGGCCGGAACGCGCCGCAGGTGGACGCGGTGCTGCTGGGCTGGTGCAAGGATTTCAACGCCGAGCAGGTCGAATCGGTGGTGCAGGCGGTCTGGGACGGGGCCCGGCCCTTTGCCGGATCGGTCGCGCCCTATTTCGCGGGTGCGGGCGGCAAGCGGCTGCTGGGCATCTCGGGGGCCATCGCGGCGGCGCTGACCAATGCGACCGGGGTGCCGGTCACCGTGTTTGGCAAGCCCGAGCCCGCGGGCCTCGAAATCGTCGGCGCGCTCACCGGCGCACAGCCGCATGAAATGGTGATCGTGGGCGACGACCCGCGACTGGAGATCCGCATGGGCCGGCGCGCCGGCGCCCTGTGCGTCGGCGTGACCACCGGCGTGGTGGACGCGGCCGGGTTCCAGGCCGTGCCCGAGGCCGAGCGCGCGCAGATCGTGTTGCCCTCGCTCGACGGGTTCGCGGACCTGCCCTTTCTGTCGGGGGCGGCGTGATGGTGACCGAGGGCGACATCCTGTGGACCGCCTCGGCGGCGCGGCGCGAGGCGGCGCCGGTGACGCGCTTCCTGCGCTTTCTGGCCGCGCGGGGCCTGGGCTTTGACGATTACCCGGCGCTGCATGCCTGGTCGGTGCGCGATCCCGCCGCCTTCTGGTTGGCGCTGCGCGACTTTTTCGGGGTCGAGATGGAGGGCACGCTCGATCAGGTGATGACCGACGCGCCCATGCCCCGCACGCGCTGGTTCACCGGCACGGCGCTGAACTATGCCGAACAGGTGCTGCGCCACGAGGGCACGGGCGATCCCGCGCGGCCGATGCTGCACCATTGTTCCGAAACCCGGGCGCTGGCCTCGATGTCCTGGGCCGAGGTCGGCGGCGCGGTGCGCAAGCTGGCGACGCGCCTCAGGGCAATGGGGGTGGGCAAGGGGGACCGCGTCGTCGCCTACATGCCCAACATCCCCGAAACGGTGATTGCCATGTTGGCCAGTGCGGCGATCGGGGCGACCTGGGCCACCGCCGCGCCGGAATTCGGTCCGCAGACGGTGATCGACCGGTTCAGCCAGATCGAACCCAAGCTGGTTTTTGCCGTGAACGGCTATCGCTATGGCGGCAAGGATTTCGACCGCACCGCCGATCTGACGCGCATCCTGGCCGAACTTCCAACCGCCGAGCGGCTGGTTTTGCTGGACTATTTGCCCGCCGCCGCCGGCCGCCCCGCGTTTCCTGGCGAGACGCTGGACTGGGCGTCGCTGTTCACCGGCCCCGAGGTCGCGCGCGCCGACTTTCGCTACACGCGCGTGGCCTCGGATCATCCGCTGTGGACGCTGTTTTCCTCGGGCACCACGGGTTTGCCGAAACCCATCGTGCACGGCCACCACGGCATCGTGCTGGAGCACCTGAAGAACGGCGCGATGGGTTTGGACCTGGACGCCGGCGACACCTATTTCTGTTACTCGACCACCGGCTGGATGGTCTGGAACACGCTGATGACCGGCCCCTTGCTGAACGGCGCGGTCACGCTCTATGACGGCCATCCGACCTGGCCCGACGCCGGGGCGCTGTGGCGCATCATCGAGGCCACGCGCGTCAGCCATTTCGGCGTTTCGCCGACCTTCATGACCATGGTGCGCCAACAGGGCATCGTGCCCGGTCGCGACTATGACCTGAGCGCGCTACGCAGCATGTTCCTGACCGGATCGCCCGCAACCCCCGAGATCCTGGCCTGGGTGCACGCGGCGGTGAAGCAGGATCTCTTTGCCACCTCGCAATCGGGCGGAACCGAGGTCTGCTCGGGTATCCTGGCGGGGTCCGTGTTGCTGCCGGTCCGCGCGGGCGAGATCCAGTATCCCGCCCTGGCCTGCGATGCCTGCGCCTTTGACGAGGACGGCCGGCCAGTGGTGGGGACGGTGGGCGAACTGGTGATCCGCAAGCCGATGCCCTCGATGCCGCTGTTCTTCTGGGGCGACCGGGATTTCGTGCGCTACACCGACAGCTATTTCGCGACCTATCCGGGCGTTTGGCACCACGGCGACCGGGTGCGCTTCAACGACCATGGCGGCAGCGTCGTCCTGGGCCGTTCGGATGCCACGCTGAACCGCTACGGCGTGCGCATCGGCTCGGCCGAGATCTACCGCACGATGGAGTCGATCGCCGGCGTCGCCGACAGCCTGATCGTCTGTATCGAGGACGGGCAGGGGGGCTATTACATGCCGCTCTTCGTCCAGATGCAGCCGGGCGGCGTGCTGGACGACGCGCAGCGCGCCGAGATCGTGCGCCGCCTTCGGAGCGAACGCAGTCCCCGCCATGTGCCCGACGAGATCGTCGCGGTGCCCGAGATTCCGACGACGCTGACCGGCAAGAAGATGGAGGTCCCGGTGCGCAAGCTTCTGTTGGGGCAGCCCGCCGCGCGGGTGGCCAGCCGCGACGCGATGAAGAACCCCGAGGCGCTGGACTGGTTCGCAGCCTTCGCCGCGCGACGCGGATGAAGGCCGCGCGGGTCTTCGACGTCGGCGGCCGGGTCGCGCTGATTACCGGCGCGGCGCAGGGGCTGGGCCGGGCCATGGCCGCGGCGCTGGCGGATAACGGTGCGGTGCTGTGGCTTCTCGACCAGGACGACGCGGCGCTGGACCGGACGGCCCGGTCGCTGCGCGCGGGCGGCGCGGCGGTGACGGCGCGGGCTTGCGACGTGGGTGACGCGCGGGCGGTCGCGGCGGCGGTGGCGGCGCTGCTGGACCAGCACGGCCGGCTGGACATCTGCATCGCCAATGCCGGCATCAGCGATCCCGACCGTGCGCCGGTGCATGAAACCAGCGCCGCCGGCTGGCAGCGTGTTCTCGACGTGAACCTGACGGGGGTGTTCAACACCTGTAAGGCGGCCCTGGGACCGATGCGCGCGCAGCGCCGCGGCAAGATCGTCACCGTCGCGTCGATGTGGGGGCTGATCGCCCCGGCCGGCCTGCAACCGCGCCCGGCCTATGCCGCGACCAAGGCCGGGGTGGTCAACCTGACGCGCGAGATCGCGCTGCAATACGCCGCCGAGGGTATCCAGGCCAATGCCCTGTGCCCCGGCTTCTTTCGCACCGAGACCCGGCCACGCGATGCGGCGCAGGCGGCGGCGATGGCGGGCTATACGCCGATGGGACGCATCGCCGATCCGGCCGAGATCGCCGGCGCCACGCTGTTCCTGTGCTCGTCGGCGTCGGATTTCGTCACCGGCAGCACGGTGGTGATCGACGGCGGCGTCACGGCGGGGTGAACGCCGGTTCGCCGCTGGCGGGGGTCAGCGCCCGGTGGCGACCGCGAAGACCGCGCCCTCAAGGGCTTCGGTGACGGTGATCTGACAGGTCAGGCGGCTCGAGTCGCGCGGCGCGTGGGCGTTGAATTCGATCGTGTCGGCCTCGTCGATCAGCGGGTCGGGCAGCGGGCCGTTCGGGGCCTCGATCAGGTAGCAATGGCAGGTCGCGCACATGGCCGAGCCGCCGCATTCCGCGATGATCCCGGCGATTTGCGCGTCCTTGGCGGCATACATCAACGGCTCGCCCGGGGTGGCGTCGATGGTGCGCCGCGTGCCATCGGCCTGGATGAAGATGACCTTGACCATGGGATCCCTCAGATGAATTGCTTGCCACCGTCGATCACCAGCGTCTGGCCGGTGACGAAACCGGCCAACGACGAGGCGAGATAGAGCGCGCCGCCGGTGATGTCCTGAACCTCGGCGTTGCGCTTGAGCGCGGCGCGATCGACGCCGTAGCGGCGCGCGTCCTCGATCAGCCCGAGGCTGGCCTCGGTCAGGGTAAAGCCCGGCGCCAGGACGTTGACGCGCACCCCGTCGCCGCCCATCTCGCGCGCCATGGTCCGGCTCATGGCGATGAGCGCACCCTTCGAGGCGACGTAATGCATCCACAGGGGCGAGCCCGAGAACACCGTGGCCGAGGCGACGTTGACAACCGATCCCGCGCCCGAGGCGCGCAGGGCCGCCGAGGCCGCGCGGGTCATTTGCCAGACGCCCTTGACGTTGACCGCCATCACCCGGTCCCAGACGGCTTCATCGATCTCTTCGAAAGGGGCGCGTTGCAGGCCGCCGTAGAGCGCCGCGTTGTTCACCAGCACGTCGAGCCCGCCAAAGGCGGCTTCGGTCCGGGCGACCAGCGCGCGGCACGATTCGGCCCGCGTCACGTCCACCTCGGCACCGAGCACCGCGTCGCCGATCATCGCCGCGGTTTCCTCGGCCCTGGCAAGGTCGATGTCGGCGGCGATCACCCGTGCGCCGGCGTCGGCAAAGGCCGCGGCAAAGGCCCGCCCCAGCCCGCCGCCCGCGCCGGTCACGATCACCCGCTTTCCGCTCAACGCGATGTCAGCCACTGGCCCGCTCCTTCGGTCGCTGTGAATGTGGGGAATTCCGGCCCGTGGCCCAGGTAGTGCAGGATCGCCTGTTCGGCGGCAACGGCGGCGGTGTTGGCCTCGGCCAGGGCGCGGCCCGGTGCGGTCAGCATCATCGGATTCGAGCGTTCGCGCAGCATCAGCAGAACCTCGGACACCGGGACGTCATACCAGCCGGCGATGGTCCGCATCCCGTGCGGCGTGGTGCGCCAGCCCTTGTCGGCGTCCTTGAGCACTGCGTCATGGATGCTGCGCGCCTCGCGGGTGGTGTCGTGGCCATCGATGATCGCCAGCACAGCGTCGATGTCCACGCCATCCGGGCGATGGGTTTCCAGGATCGTGCGCGCGATCTCGACCGAGTGGCGCTCGTGCTCGTGCACCAGGTCCTTGCGCGAAGGATACCGGCCGATCGCCAGCAGCAGCAGGTCCTCGGGGATGCGTTTCCAGCCCACGTCATGCAGCAAGATCGCCGGCAGGACGATGCGTTCGTCGGCCTCGGGGATCTGCGCCAGCAGGCTGCGCGCCAGGCCATAGGCGACGATCGTGTGCTCGTCGTTGTTGCGCACGTCGAGATAGGGGCGCGCGTCGTGCCACAGCGGCAAGTCACGCGGCAGGATGATGTCGTCCGGGTTCACAGCGGGGACTCCCAGCTCAGATAGAGGGTCTTGTATTCCAGATAGCTTTCCACGCCATAGCGTCCTTTCTCGCGGCCCAGTCCGCTTTCCTTCATGCCGCCGAACGGGACATGGTGGCTGGACCGCTGGATGTCGTTCAGCCAGACAGAGCCGGCTTCGAAGGCTTCGCACAGCGCAAGCCCCTTGGCCAGATCGCGGGTAAAGACGAAACCGGCCAGGCCAAAGCGGCTGTCATTGGCCAGGCGCAAGGCCTCGGCGGGGCTGTCCACCGGGGCGATGCCGATCACCGGGCCAAAGGTTTCGTCCTGCATGACCGCCATGTCGGGCGTGGCGTCGGCGATCAGGGTGGGGGGCAGGAAATACCCGCCGTCAAAGCCGGGTCCCGTCGCGCGGTCTCCGCCCGTCACGATGCGCGCCCCCTTGGAGCGGGCGTCGGCCACCTGCTGCTCAGAGGTGGCGAAGATGCGCGCGTTGACCAGCGGCCCCAGATCGCCGGGCGCCCCCGCATGGGCCCCCGCCGGCGCCAGTGTCAGCGCCGAGGCCCTTGCGGCCAGTCGTTCGAGCAGCGCGGCATAGACCGGCCGTTCGACATAGAGGCGGTTCACCCGGTAGCAGAACTGGCCAGAGTTGGCGAAACCGTGGCGGACGATGGCGGCGGCGGCCTTGTCCAGATCGGCGTCGGCGCAGACGATGGCGGCGGAATGTCCGCCCAGCTCAAGCGTCAGGCGTTTCATCGTGCCGGCGGCGGCGGCGGCAATGGCCTTGCCCGCCGGGACCGACCCGGTAAAGGCGATCTTGCGCGGCACCGGATGCGCGACCAGCGCCTCGCCCAGGGCGCGCCCGCCAGTGACCACGTTGAACAGCCCCGCCGGCAGGCCCGTGTCATGGAACAGCGCGGCCAGCAGGATCGTCGAAAGCGGTGTATCCTCGGAAGGTTTGGCAACCACCGGGCAACCCGCGATCAGCGCCGCGCCCAGCTTGAACATCAACAGCGTGACCGGATAGTTGAAGGGCGTGATCGCCACCACCACGCCGACCGGATCGCGCGTCACCAGCGTGCGTTCGCCAGGCGCCGCGCCCAGCGCCATCGTCGCCTGCAGGCGCAGCCCCTCTTCGGCGTAGATGTCCAGCAGATCGGCCGAGCGCGCGATCTCGCCGATGCAGCCGTCGAGCGGCCGACCCAGTTCGCGGTTCAGCACCGCGCCGATCCGGGCCGCGTGGTCGCGCATGGCCTGGGCGCAGGCCTTCTGGATACGCACCCGTTCGGCCATCGGCACGCGTTTCCAGGTTTCAAAGGCGCGGGCGGCGGACCGGATCGCGGCATCGGCGTCGGCAGCCTCGCCCAGCGGAACGGTGTCGAAGACCGCGCCGGTTGTCGGGTCCGTCACGTCCATGACCCGGCCCGACTGCGCCGGCACCGGCTGCCCGTCGATGAACATCTGCATCACTGGCCCTCGCTACAGAACATGCGCCATCAGCAGGGCGCGGGTCTTGGCAAGCTCGGCGGTCGCCATGGCGCGGCCGGGTTCGGTTTCGAATTTGGGCAAGATCGCCTCGTTGCGGGCGCAGTTCTGGACCGGCGTTTCGCCGAACCAGTCGCAGCCCACGGCGGTGCCCGTCACCTCGTAGCGCCAGAGCTTGTCACTGTCGCGCACGATGCGGTCGTTCAGGTCGCGCGGCTCGGGGCGGGTGTCGTGGCCGTCGATGATCGCGCAGACCTGGGCGATCACCTCCTCGGACCAGCCGGTGCGGCGCAGGACCTCGGTGCCCAGGCGCACGCCTTCGGCCTCGTGCCGGTAGCGGACGTCGGATTGCAGGATGTTGGCCGAGCGGAAGCCCTGTTCGATGATGTCCTCCATGTCGATCGCCCACCAGCCGATGTCATGCAGCAAGATCGCCAGCAGACAGACATCGCGGTCGGCTTGCGGAAAATGCTCGAGCAGGCGGACGCACCAGGCAAAGGACAGCGGGATATGCACGTCGTTCTTGCGCGCGCGCATGTAGGGTTCGGCGGCGCGCCAGACGGGATCGTAGCGCGAAAGGCAATCAGACATGGTTCCGCCCCGAGAGGATGGGTGAGGGGGCCGCCCGGCCCCCTCGGGTGGCTCAATCCAGGATGGTCACGGTGCCGGCATTGCCGTCCACGCGCAGGCGCATTCCGGTCTTGATGCGCGAACTGGCGTTGCCGGTGCCGGTGACGGCGGGCAGGCCGTATTCGCGGCAGACAATGGCGGCGTGGCTCATCATGCCGCCGATGTCGGTGACGGCGGCGCCGATCTTGCCGAACACCGGCGCCCAGGACGGCGCGGTGACGGGGGTGACCAGGATTTCGCCCTTCTGCAACTCGCCCAGCTGGTCGGGCGAACGCAGCACCCGCGCCACGCCTTCGACGATGCCCGGCGATCCGGCCATGCCCTTCAGCGCGGTGTCATCGTCCGAGGCGTGCACCCAGCGGTCGATGGCGTCCGAGGTGATGCCCCACAGCATGATGGTGAAAGGCTCGGTGATGACCTCGGGCGGGTTGTTCAGCGCGGGCAGGGGCGATTCCGCGGCCAGGGCCTCGTAGATCTTGCGCCGGCGCGCGATCTCGGTCGGCCAGACGGCGGTGCCGCGATAGGGCACGCCGATGGCCCAGCCGGCCGAATAGTCCCACAAGACGTCGCGCACCTCGTTGCGGTTCAGGAAGAACATGTCGTCGTCGTTCTCCCAGAAGCCCTGGTCCTTCAACAGCTTGGACAGCTGGCGCATCTTGCGCCAGAAGACCCCCAGCGCCCAGTGTTCGATGTAGAAGTTATGGTCTTCCACATAGGGGAACACGGTGCGGGCCAGGCCCAGCTTTCCGTCGAATACGGCCTGCGCCTCGTCGTCCATCATCTCGCGATATTCGGCGGTGATGCGGTCACGTTCGGCCAGCAGCTTGGCGGTCGGGCGCATGATCTCCTCGCCGTCCTGCACGCGCTGGATGTAATCCTTCAGATAACCCATCGGGATGTCCAGATGGTCGATCCAGTACTTGTCGGTCGAATAGAACCCGTTGCCCGAGGTGAAGTTGAACCACGGATCCTTTGCGGCCTCCCACTGGGCGATCCAGGCCTTGCCCTCGGCCGTCATCGCCAGTTCCGCCAGGACCGCGTCCACGCTGCCCTGCGCAAACGCCCCCGCCAGGCCCTTTTCGACCGCCAGCTTGGCCAGTTTCTTGATTTCGTCGTCGGGGCGGAACAGTTCGCTGTCCACGCCCTGCACCATCTTGGCGATCGCCTGGTCGGGGATCGAGGGGAACTGCCCCTTCATGAAGCCGAAAAAGTCCAGATAGGCGGCGTAGCCCAGGTTCAGGAACTCGAAATGGTGCTGCCAGATCTTGTAGGCCAGTTCGATCGCCTTGTCGTATTGGTCGAACAACTGGTTGGTGCTGTCCAGGCCCACCCCCTCGGTGACGACCTCGATCGGCTCGACCTCGGGCAGCGCGGTGAAGTCGAGCGCGTCGAGCGCGCGGATCTTGTCCAGGACCTTGACCTTCCATTTGGCGTAGAGGTCGTCCCAGTTCATGAAATAGTGGCCGGCGCGCTGCATGAACTGCGGCACGCGGTCCTCGATCTTCTCGGCGGCGACGGCAACCGGCGAGAAATAGACATAGCCGTTGAGGATGCGGTAATCGACGCCGTTCGCCGGCGGCACCAGCAGGTGGCGGGTGTTGTACTGGCCCAGCCCCTTGATCGCAAAGTCCAGCATCACGGTGTCGAACGGGCGGAACGGCGTCGGCCAGTGCTGCGAGTTGCAGAACCAGAAGGTTGCGTCATCCTGCGCGCGCCGCTGCGGCAGAAAATGCGTGTAGTAGGGATACAGCTCTTGCCATCCCTCGGCGCCCTTTGGGGTCGCAACCTCAAAGGCGCTCGGGAACATGCTCTTCATGGCGTCCATTCCAATTCCTCCCAGAGAATGGCCAGTGGTTCTTTTCAGGCTTTTTTCTTTGCACCCAACGGGTTGTTCAGGGTGTTGACGATCCCCATCATGCCCGTCGCATAGGCGTTGGCGGCCGGGGCCTTCTTTTTCTGCGACCAGATCGTTTCCGGGCGCGATTGCAGCGCCAGCAGGTTCTGGCCGTCCGGCAGATCGGCATCGATCGCCCATTCGACATCCTGCGGGCAGCCGTTCTGCCGTTCCAGCCGCTTGGCCAGTTGCGCCACCGCGATCACCTGCGCATCGGTCAGGCAGGGGCTGGTGCGGCGCGCCGCCTCGACTTCGCGCTCGACGGTCTCGCCGCGTTCGGCGTCGCCCACCAGTTCGACATGCTTGTCGCTGATCTTGCGGTCGATGATCTCCATCAGCACCTTTTCGACGCTGAAGTTGTCGGGCGTGACGACGCCGGATACGACCATCTCGCCCAGTCCCCAACTGGCGTCGATGACGATCCGCGTGCGGTCGCCCGTGCCCGGGTCCAGCGTCATCGCGACCCCGGCGGCGCGGGCGTTGACCATCTTCTGCACGCCGACGCTCATGTTCACCTCGGCATGGGGGATCTTGTTCTTCTCGCGGTAGGCGACGGCGCGGGTTGCGAACAGCGACGCCCAGCAGTCGCGGACCTTTTCCACCACGGCGTCGGGGCCCTTGACCCAGAGATAGGTGTCCTGCTGCCCCGCGAACGAGGCGTCCGGCAGATCCTCGGCCGTGGCGGACGACCGCACCGCGACGGGCGTGTCCTCGCCCATGCTGGCATAGGCGGTGCGGATCGCGGCTTCCACGGCCTCGGGCATGCGGTGGCTGCGCATCCGGATGCGGATCGCCTGCGCGGCCCGGTCGAGACTGTCGAGATCCTCGACATCGACCCGGTCCAGGTGGCGCGCGATCTCGGCCCTGAGATTGGTCCCGTCCAGCATCGCCAGATAGCCGTCGGTGGTCACCGCAAAGCCCGGTGGCACCGCGACGCCCGCCTGCGTCATTTCGCCGAGCGAGGCGCATTTGCCACCGA includes the following:
- a CDS encoding SDR family oxidoreductase, whose product is MADIALSGKRVIVTGAGGGLGRAFAAAFADAGARVIAADIDLARAEETAAMIGDAVLGAEVDVTRAESCRALVARTEAAFGGLDVLVNNAALYGGLQRAPFEEIDEAVWDRVMAVNVKGVWQMTRAASAALRASGAGSVVNVASATVFSGSPLWMHYVASKGALIAMSRTMAREMGGDGVRVNVLAPGFTLTEASLGLIEDARRYGVDRAALKRNAEVQDITGGALYLASSLAGFVTGQTLVIDGGKQFI
- a CDS encoding HD domain-containing protein, encoding MNPDDIILPRDLPLWHDARPYLDVRNNDEHTIVAYGLARSLLAQIPEADERIVLPAILLHDVGWKRIPEDLLLLAIGRYPSRKDLVHEHERHSVEIARTILETHRPDGVDIDAVLAIIDGHDTTREARSIHDAVLKDADKGWRTTPHGMRTIAGWYDVPVSEVLLMLRERSNPMMLTAPGRALAEANTAAVAAEQAILHYLGHGPEFPTFTATEGAGQWLTSR
- a CDS encoding aldehyde dehydrogenase family protein — encoded protein: MQMFIDGQPVPAQSGRVMDVTDPTTGAVFDTVPLGEAADADAAIRSAARAFETWKRVPMAERVRIQKACAQAMRDHAARIGAVLNRELGRPLDGCIGEIARSADLLDIYAEEGLRLQATMALGAAPGERTLVTRDPVGVVVAITPFNYPVTLLMFKLGAALIAGCPVVAKPSEDTPLSTILLAALFHDTGLPAGLFNVVTGGRALGEALVAHPVPRKIAFTGSVPAGKAIAAAAAGTMKRLTLELGGHSAAIVCADADLDKAAAAIVRHGFANSGQFCYRVNRLYVERPVYAALLERLAARASALTLAPAGAHAGAPGDLGPLVNARIFATSEQQVADARSKGARIVTGGDRATGPGFDGGYFLPPTLIADATPDMAVMQDETFGPVIGIAPVDSPAEALRLANDSRFGLAGFVFTRDLAKGLALCEAFEAGSVWLNDIQRSSHHVPFGGMKESGLGREKGRYGVESYLEYKTLYLSWESPL
- a CDS encoding HD domain-containing protein, with amino-acid sequence MSDCLSRYDPVWRAAEPYMRARKNDVHIPLSFAWCVRLLEHFPQADRDVCLLAILLHDIGWWAIDMEDIIEQGFRSANILQSDVRYRHEAEGVRLGTEVLRRTGWSEEVIAQVCAIIDGHDTRPEPRDLNDRIVRDSDKLWRYEVTGTAVGCDWFGETPVQNCARNEAILPKFETEPGRAMATAELAKTRALLMAHVL
- a CDS encoding phosphoenolpyruvate synthase — its product is MIQTDGVFTLAFTDIGKGDLARVGGKCASLGEMTQAGVAVPPGFAVTTDGYLAMLDGTNLRAEIARHLDRVDVEDLDSLDRAAQAIRIRMRSHRMPEAVEAAIRTAYASMGEDTPVAVRSSATAEDLPDASFAGQQDTYLWVKGPDAVVEKVRDCWASLFATRAVAYREKNKIPHAEVNMSVGVQKMVNARAAGVAMTLDPGTGDRTRIVIDASWGLGEMVVSGVVTPDNFSVEKVLMEIIDRKISDKHVELVGDAERGETVEREVEAARRTSPCLTDAQVIAVAQLAKRLERQNGCPQDVEWAIDADLPDGQNLLALQSRPETIWSQKKKAPAANAYATGMMGIVNTLNNPLGAKKKA